The following proteins come from a genomic window of bacterium:
- a CDS encoding sigma-70 family RNA polymerase sigma factor: MEGQPPSRITQLLQGWSRGDRQAMDELMGLVYQELKKLAISYLRSERPDHTLQPTALIHELYLRLIAQNMPEWEGRAHFFGVAARLMRQILIDHARTRNAERRGGAQQSKILLDDVLIFTQDQAAELLAFDDALKKLASFDQRKAQIIEMRSFAGMSVDETARALNISAPTVKREMRLAKAWLLRELQR; encoded by the coding sequence ATGGAGGGACAACCCCCGAGCCGGATTACTCAGCTTTTACAGGGTTGGAGCCGTGGTGATCGCCAGGCTATGGATGAATTAATGGGGTTGGTTTATCAAGAACTAAAGAAACTCGCCATCAGTTATCTAAGATCGGAAAGACCCGACCATACTTTGCAACCGACTGCACTGATTCATGAATTGTATCTTCGCCTTATAGCTCAGAACATGCCAGAGTGGGAAGGGCGTGCTCATTTTTTTGGAGTGGCAGCGCGCCTCATGCGTCAGATTTTGATCGATCATGCACGAACCAGAAATGCTGAACGTCGCGGTGGAGCACAACAATCAAAAATCTTGTTGGATGATGTTCTAATATTCACGCAAGATCAAGCTGCAGAATTGTTGGCTTTTGATGATGCCTTAAAGAAACTTGCCTCCTTTGACCAACGGAAGGCTCAAATCATTGAAATGAGATCATTCGCAGGAATGAGTGTTGACGAAACTGCGCGAGCCCTCAATATTTCTGCGCCAACCGTAAAACGAGAAATGCGTCTTGCAAAAGCCTGGCTGCTAAGAGAATTGCAGCGTTGA
- a CDS encoding serine/threonine-protein kinase, which yields MTPERWKQIEKIFFEAADLPIQERILFLEESCINDPELKQEVESLLRQEDGTETILKTLISNAVESLPQNEITDLTGTRIGAYRITGLIGQGGMAQVYKATRDDDQYQKIVAIKIIRQDVVPSLLIHRFWYERQILANLEHPYIARFLEGGTTEDRIPYFVMEYIEGEPITAYCDKHGLTIQKRLELFRQVCDAVQYAHRNLVIHRDLKPSNIMVTSEGIPKLLDFGIAKFLNPELSAAIPTTTLTSICLMTPEYASPEQVRGQPVTTATDIYSLGLLLYELLTSQRAQQFRTKSIAEIERVVCERQPEAPSSIVTSSASTTTKIGMKKSNPKKLSRKLAREVDSIVLMAIHKDPQNRYRTAVEFSDDISRYMDGLPIRARTQTWGYRAIKFVRRHKTAVASASIIALLLAGLAAVMTIQASRIAKERDRANKVTEFLVDLFEVSDPDETRGNTVTARELLDASAKKIERELGEQPEVQAALMNTMGRVYQNLGLSHTSVTLFEKALQIRKRELGEENVEIASTMDDLSSALSDAGRYSEAEAIARKSLIIRRKLHGNEHTDVAVSLDTLAVSLFLNGKYDEAEAALREALTIHQKVTGEESIEVAWSLNNLANVLRFKGKDKEAEPLYRQSLAICRNLFGNNHRETLNSMKNLGRLLLDNADYDGAEVLFSEALDLSRKVLGENHPDLANAMWNLALVMRAKKRYTDAETLLRDGLILRRKSLGNQHPKVATHLYTLGVLLVDKGDFDEAESLLSEAGLLWQKTLPPNHDNHANIFWMLGHVRMQKGNPKEAETQFRKALEIRVRALPADHPRLANLKVSLGDCLTAQGRYKEAESILVDSYRTLTVKQGMKHPDSVKAAKTLASLYTAWGKPNEAAKYQTK from the coding sequence ATGACTCCGGAACGTTGGAAACAAATCGAAAAGATTTTCTTTGAGGCAGCGGACCTGCCTATTCAGGAAAGAATTCTTTTCTTGGAAGAGTCCTGCATCAATGATCCGGAACTAAAGCAGGAAGTGGAATCGCTCCTCCGACAGGAAGACGGAACGGAAACGATACTGAAGACCCTTATTTCAAATGCAGTGGAATCTCTTCCTCAGAATGAAATTACTGATCTAACAGGAACAAGAATTGGTGCGTATCGAATTACCGGTCTGATTGGTCAGGGCGGAATGGCACAAGTATACAAGGCTACACGAGATGACGATCAATATCAGAAGATTGTTGCAATCAAAATCATTCGACAAGATGTAGTGCCATCCTTACTCATCCATCGCTTTTGGTACGAGCGTCAGATTTTGGCCAATCTGGAACATCCCTACATCGCTCGGTTTCTTGAAGGTGGGACCACTGAGGATCGGATCCCCTATTTCGTTATGGAATACATCGAAGGGGAACCGATCACCGCGTATTGCGATAAGCACGGGCTAACAATTCAAAAGCGGCTGGAGCTTTTCAGACAGGTTTGTGATGCCGTGCAATACGCTCATCGCAATTTAGTAATTCACCGTGATCTCAAGCCAAGCAATATCATGGTGACATCGGAGGGAATTCCCAAACTATTGGATTTCGGCATTGCCAAATTTCTGAATCCAGAACTTTCTGCGGCCATTCCAACTACAACATTAACTTCGATTTGTTTAATGACTCCCGAATATGCCAGTCCGGAACAGGTGCGCGGCCAACCGGTTACAACAGCAACGGACATCTATTCCCTGGGCCTTTTGTTGTATGAATTGTTGACCAGTCAGCGAGCCCAGCAGTTTAGAACAAAATCGATTGCTGAAATTGAGAGAGTCGTATGCGAACGACAACCAGAAGCTCCGAGTTCAATTGTTACATCAAGTGCATCGACAACAACCAAAATCGGAATGAAAAAGAGCAACCCCAAAAAGCTCAGTCGCAAGCTTGCACGGGAAGTAGATAGCATCGTGTTGATGGCTATCCACAAAGATCCGCAGAACCGTTATCGCACGGCAGTAGAATTCTCTGATGATATTAGTCGGTACATGGATGGGCTTCCAATCCGCGCTCGCACACAAACCTGGGGTTATCGTGCAATCAAATTCGTACGCCGTCATAAAACAGCCGTAGCATCCGCCTCCATCATCGCCCTTTTACTTGCAGGACTGGCGGCAGTAATGACCATCCAGGCGTCTCGTATTGCAAAAGAAAGAGATCGGGCAAATAAGGTTACGGAATTCCTTGTTGACCTTTTTGAAGTCTCTGATCCTGACGAAACTAGAGGCAACACTGTAACAGCAAGAGAGCTTCTGGACGCAAGTGCAAAAAAAATCGAGCGAGAGCTTGGTGAACAGCCTGAGGTTCAAGCTGCTTTAATGAATACCATGGGCCGTGTTTATCAGAATCTTGGACTCTCCCACACCTCCGTGACGTTGTTTGAAAAGGCACTTCAGATTCGTAAACGGGAACTGGGTGAAGAGAATGTAGAAATTGCTTCAACAATGGACGATCTTTCATCGGCTCTAAGCGATGCAGGCAGATACAGCGAAGCAGAAGCTATTGCTAGAAAGTCTCTCATCATCCGGCGAAAACTTCATGGAAATGAACACACCGATGTTGCGGTTAGTTTGGATACTCTTGCTGTGAGTCTATTCCTAAACGGAAAGTATGATGAAGCGGAGGCGGCGCTTCGTGAGGCGCTAACGATTCATCAAAAGGTCACTGGCGAAGAAAGTATTGAAGTCGCTTGGAGCCTCAACAACCTCGCAAATGTGCTTAGGTTTAAAGGAAAAGACAAAGAGGCCGAGCCATTGTATCGCCAGTCGTTAGCCATATGCCGCAACCTGTTTGGCAACAATCATCGCGAAACATTAAACAGCATGAAGAATTTGGGAAGATTGCTCCTAGATAATGCTGATTACGATGGGGCCGAAGTCTTGTTTAGCGAAGCCTTAGATTTAAGCCGCAAAGTACTGGGAGAGAATCATCCTGACCTGGCAAATGCAATGTGGAATCTGGCATTGGTAATGAGAGCAAAAAAGCGCTACACGGATGCAGAGACACTCCTGAGAGATGGACTTATTTTGAGACGTAAGTCGTTGGGCAATCAACATCCGAAAGTTGCCACACACCTCTATACTCTTGGCGTACTGTTGGTCGATAAGGGCGATTTCGATGAAGCCGAATCTTTATTGAGTGAAGCAGGGCTTCTCTGGCAAAAAACGCTGCCGCCGAATCATGACAACCATGCCAATATCTTTTGGATGCTCGGACATGTGCGTATGCAGAAAGGAAATCCCAAGGAAGCAGAAACCCAGTTCCGTAAAGCCCTTGAAATCCGAGTCCGTGCGCTGCCCGCAGATCACCCAAGATTGGCGAATCTAAAAGTCAGTCTAGGAGATTGTTTAACGGCGCAAGGTCGCTATAAGGAAGCGGAATCGATATTAGTTGACTCTTACCGAACCTTGACTGTCAAACAAGGAATGAAACATCCAGATTCGGTTAAGGCAGCAAAAACTCTCGCATCGCTTTATACAGCATGGGGGAAACCGAATGAAGCTGCGAAATACCAGACAAAATAA